In a genomic window of Neisseria flavescens:
- the prpB gene encoding methylisocitrate lyase, which yields MSQHSAGARFRQAVKESNPLAVVGCVNAYFARLATQSGFKAIYLSGGGVAACSCGIPDLGITTMEDVLIDARRITDNVDTPLLVDIDVGWGGAFNIVRTIRNFERTGVAAVHIEDQVAQKRCGHRPNKAIVSKDEMVDRIKAAVDARVDENFVIMARTDALAVEGLDAAIERAQACVEAGADMIFPEAMTDLNMYRQFADAVKVPVLANITEFGSTPLYTQSELAENGVSLVLYPLSSFRAASKAALNVYEAIMRDGTQAAVVDTMQTRAELYEHLNYHAFEQKLDKLFQK from the coding sequence ATGAGTCAACACTCTGCCGGAGCACGTTTCCGCCAAGCCGTGAAAGAATCGAATCCTCTTGCCGTGGTCGGTTGCGTCAATGCTTATTTTGCACGATTGGCGACCCAAAGCGGTTTCAAAGCAATTTATCTGTCCGGCGGCGGCGTGGCAGCCTGCTCTTGCGGTATCCCTGATTTGGGCATTACCACAATGGAAGATGTGCTGATCGATGCGCGACGCATTACAGACAACGTAGATACGCCTTTGCTGGTGGACATCGATGTGGGTTGGGGCGGTGCATTCAATATTGTCCGTACCATTCGCAACTTTGAACGCACCGGTGTTGCAGCGGTTCACATCGAAGATCAGGTAGCGCAAAAACGCTGCGGCCACCGTCCAAACAAAGCCATCGTTTCTAAAGATGAAATGGTCGACCGTATCAAAGCTGCCGTAGATGCGCGCGTTGATGAGAACTTCGTGATTATGGCGCGTACCGATGCGCTGGCGGTAGAAGGTTTGGATGCCGCTATCGAACGCGCCCAAGCTTGTGTCGAAGCGGGTGCAGACATGATTTTCCCTGAAGCCATGACCGATTTGAACATGTACCGCCAATTTGCAGATGCAGTGAAAGTGCCCGTGTTGGCGAACATTACCGAGTTTGGTTCTACTCCGCTTTATACCCAAAGCGAACTGGCTGAAAACGGCGTGTCGCTGGTGCTGTATCCGCTGTCATCGTTCCGTGCAGCAAGTAAAGCCGCTCTGAATGTTTATGAAGCGATTATGCGCGATGGCACTCAGGCCGCAGTGGTTGACACTATGCAAACCCGTGCCGAGTTGTACGAGCATCTGAACTATCATGCCTTCGAGCAAAAACTGGATAAATTGTTTCAAAAATGA
- a CDS encoding TSUP family transporter yields the protein MEDLYIILALGLVAMVAGFIDAIAGGGGLITLPALLLAGIPPVSAIATNKLQAAAATFSATVSFARKGLIDWKKGLPIAAASFVGGVVGALSVSLVSKDILLAVVPVLLIFVALYFMFSPKLDGSKEGKARMSFFLFGLTVAPLLGFYDGVFGPGVGSFFLIAFIVLLGCKLLNAMSYTKLANVACNLGSLSVFLLHGSIIFPIAATMAVGANLGARFAVRFGSKLIKPLLIVISILMAVKLLTDERNPLYQMIISMF from the coding sequence ATGGAAGATTTATACATAATACTCGCTTTGGGTTTGGTTGCGATGGTTGCCGGATTTATCGATGCGATTGCGGGCGGGGGTGGTTTGATTACGCTGCCCGCACTCTTGTTGGCAGGTATTCCTCCCGTGTCGGCAATTGCCACCAACAAGCTGCAAGCAGCCGCTGCTACGTTTTCAGCTACGGTTTCTTTTGCACGCAAAGGTTTGATTGATTGGAAGAAAGGTCTCCCGATTGCCGCAGCATCGTTTGTAGGCGGCGTGGTCGGTGCATTATCGGTCAGCTTAGTTTCCAAAGATATTCTGCTGGCGGTCGTGCCGGTTTTGTTGATATTTGTCGCGCTGTATTTTATGTTTTCGCCCAAGCTCGACGGCAGTAAGGAAGGCAAAGCCAGAATGTCTTTTTTTCTATTCGGGCTGACGGTTGCACCGCTTTTGGGTTTTTACGACGGTGTGTTCGGACCAGGTGTCGGCTCGTTTTTTCTGATTGCCTTTATCGTTTTGCTCGGCTGCAAGCTGTTGAACGCGATGTCTTACACCAAATTGGCGAACGTTGCCTGCAATCTTGGTTCGCTATCGGTATTCCTGCTACACGGTTCGATTATTTTCCCGATTGCGGCAACGATGGCGGTCGGTGCGAATTTAGGTGCGAGATTTGCCGTCCGTTTTGGCTCGAAGCTGATTAAGCCGCTGCTGATTGTCATCAGCATTTTGATGGCTGTGAAATTGTTGACAGATGAGAGAAATCCGCTGTATCAGATGATTATTTCAATGTTTTAA